The DNA sequence tttttaacacggTTAAGACACAGCAGACACAAGTTAGCAATCTACAATAATGTGTGATATACAGAATTTGAAGGTGCTGCATTGACCAACAGGAAAGCTGTCGTCGCATCTATTTCCATGACCTCTCTTGTTAATGTAACCTGGATAATCAAATATTCCAAAAGGTACTTCTTCTACCAATGACAACTTAGCTTCCTTTGCTAGCTTCACTATTCCCCAGTAAGAAAAAGGGGATGCTGTCTTGTGTGTAACATGAACTTCTCCATATTCCTTTAACATCTTCCTAGCACTCTTCAAGAACCCTCTTACAACCTCCTGGTGCAGCCTGAAATAATAGTAGTACCACACTTTGTTAACTCAATCAAGCAACCTTGTGAATTGTTTTATTTGTAGTTGAACTAACTTACATAATTTGCAGCAACTGACTCTCTTTTCCATAAAATCCAGCATGGGGAAAATTGAAGACTATTCGGTCAAATAACTTGTTCTCTAAGAGTGGGTGATGGTTCATTATGTGGCCATCTACTTCATGCACAAGAGTACACCCAAGATTCTTCAACTCATCCAAGTTTCTTGAAGCTCTAGAGTATTTTCTCACTAGTGACTCTAATTAAAGAAAAAGAGTTGGAACGAATACAAAAACATCTTAGGATGGAATTGATGAATGAATATGCTAACAAAAGCGTAGTTTGTGTACCTTTGGAGTCAAGGGAAGTGGCAACGATGTTTGAAGCTGAACCAAATGCAGTCGCCAAACTAAGTGCAAATGAGAAGTCCCCCTCTCCAACAAGAAGTATCTGATGACAACTGCTATAGTGCTTAATTCTTTTTACTTCCATTTTACATTTTACTAGTCATGCATTCAAATGATACCATAAACTAGATTGTAACTAGTTGTCCAAATACTGATACTAATgctagcaatatatatatatatatatagtccgcATTGATTAGCTTACTCATCCATTTTCCGAGAAAGTTTAATTATGGAGAGGCAATTGCTTAATTACTGAGTTTTTCTATGGATAAGATATGTTATTCTCATTAATGGCATTGCACAAATCACAATTGAGCCTTTCAGTTGCTCGTTACATCGCTGGCcaatgaaattataatttttttttgttgctcaCGTATTCTCTCTCCAGAAAAATTATAACCTTAAATGTATTATACCAAACATTTATTTACAGGCAGACaaacacattaaaatataaaattatatttaacaaataaGAAGATCCATGTGGTATGGTTCATCTCTACTTTTTGTTCATCCATCACAAAAgatagctactgtagctacgtggagaaGGATGCAGAAGTGGAGTAGAAagagctgtcaaggatcaagtattcatcaagggtcagaaatccttcttggaaaccaagtcaagatggaaggctcatATTGATGAAACTTAAAGAAAATGGATAAGAGAGAGGTAATTGCATATTGGTGTCTGTAAtcaagatgattatagtgaaattccatcattgttgtgatggagactagatgtaagCTGCATTGCACTTTGCTGAACcatggtgtgattctctcttaaATTATCTCCTgactggttacgagacaaaaagaaaatgtctcttgactagatacgagacaaaaagaagaaaaatctctTGAAGTCATTTCAAAGGGTAGAAAATAACACTCAGCAAAAAATGGGTTaaaattcaacccccttctcttagccactgattactaTCATAGTGTGTAGATATTAACAACGAACACaacttacttttttattttttctttcattttttctatcaattttttattattatatttttcttcctaaaatttttatatgaaaaaatgttagtaaattaaagttttataatttatttttttatgtttaaaatatcaCTAATCAAAATACAAGAACATTAATTTTTGTAACTCTATCTTTTGCGTCATGTTTTCAGAAACCTATCTTATCCTGTATTCGTGATTAAATGCAGTTATTTGCTTTATTTTAAAGTCCATAGTTTGAAATAATGAGTATAGGAAATGAAAGTTACCATAGTTAATTTTTCCGGAAAAAAATGCTCCTAGTCCTTATTCTTCGTGTATATCCATACctcacaataaaaaattaaaaattcaacaaatataaatgaaaaaataaaactgtCGCATTGACAGCTtttttttcttcaactttttgaaCTTATTCACGAAAACAAAATGATAAAGAATACAGTAAGAAAgttaacgaaaaaaaaaaaaggcacgtTACATAAAAAATGGCATGATACATGGTATACAGAGTCTGCTACAAATGCCTAAACTCCAATAAACTActgattatttaattatttaacaggCTCAATTGCTCGTAAAACTAATCATATGGATTCCTAAAATTTTTCAAGAGGTTTGGAATGTCATAACCTAACATGTCATCTACTGCCTGTATCATTTTTGGTTTCAATTTCTCAAACTTGTCAAAATTATAACCACTTAGAGTCTCTCTGAAATGTTCAACATCTGGGAAGTCTCCAGGAGGTAGATGAAACTCCCTTTGTACCTGTTTCAAATTTTACAGTCACTTATGTGCTGATGCACATTACCATTGTTATGAAAGAGACATATGCAGAAATCCTACCTTTCCAAATGCTGCAGCCAGATTATCAATAAGCTTTTGCTGAGCTTTAGCTTTGCCCATCATAGCAGGCATCTCCTTTTTAAGATGACTGATAATGTAAGCATGTATCTTGGCAGCTCGTGCCCGTTTTACAAATTCGTTGATCTACATAAACACaaacaatattttattatttatacgaAGCAGCAACTTCAACAAACAAAACACACCTAGCAGAGTAGCAGCAATTGACAAAACATTGgttaaatactaaaatataataaagaaaaagcaaagTTAGATGGATGAACTCACTCTTCGATCACAGGCCTTCTTTGGTATATCTTTTAGGTCTGAAAGAAGGTCCTCTTGTTCTTTTTCAAAGAGTTCCTTACCGATTGGACCACTGACAGCATCATTTATGGGTTTATCGTTGAAGGAGCTGACAGAATAAAGTAATTAAGCACAAACAGCACATGGCAATCTCATGATCAAGAAAAATAACTCAGTGATCAAGTCTAAATTGCATAGTACATGATAAAAGGTGGAAAAAGAATGAAAGATAAACAAGTCTTCCTCCAATAGAACAAACATAGCCAAAACCATGTGATTGTAGAAACAAAGTGTCTCTATCTCAACAAGTGAAACACTTAAGTTATGGCAATTGTTTAGAGATACACGTATAGAGTAACCAACCCGATATACACACGCATGACTTCAGGTGTATTCAGCACCTTCCCAAGTGACCACATCAATGCTCCATAAACTCTCATTAGCTGCAAATAAGCGCAAATAGTGGTTAGGTTTCCCCTTAACTTGTTGGGTCAATTTAATGAGTAAACAGATGGCAGTTTAACTATACATGCTCTTACTTGTTGAGTATCAACTTGGTCTGCCTTGTTCAAAACTACTCGAATTTTGTCATCATGCCCACGCAAGGATGAGATCACACGCTTGAATTCATCACTAATATCAAGCTTGTGAGGATCAAACAGGAGGAGTATCAAATCACATTTGGCAGCAAACCAAGATGTTACACCTGTAAAATCATATGCCCGTTGTGTTCGTTGCTTTTCTCCGGATAAAACTCCGGGACTGTCCACAAATGTAATGTGGTCCAGTAGCTTTGGATGATTGCAAAAAGTATAAGTCCAACTACCAAAGGAAAATCTCTTAAACATTTTCAATGGTTCTAGAGCACCTTACCGGATGAGGCATTTGAGAGCACtcaaattttgacaaaaatgcGGTGCCAAAACTTGTAAGACCACTAAATGGCATGTCTGCTTGGACAGCAACAGTATTTCCAGGAATGCTTCTCTCGTCAGGTCCAGACTGTACAATAGTACTATTTGCTAGTTAAAATTAAAGCGGTAGTAATTTATTTCCCAATTACTTCAAGATAGTTACATTATTAGATGTTCACAGACAACAATGATTCAAATAATCAGAAACTTGGCAGTTATTCTACGATACAAAGTACTAAGTACACTGTAAAGCATTGTACTCAGATAAGTTGAATCTTGTTGGTAAAATCATATTGATTAGTTAATTCAAACTAAGAAAATCTTGATGGTAACAGAATAATTGGACAATTTGGCTCGTACCATGACAACAACAAACCGATCAGTTGTAGGCTCCGGTCCAATATGGGCTCCTGCAGTCATGAAAAAACAAGAGAAACGTAGAaacattattaaataaatttttgaaacagATATCATGAGCAATTCCATACATATCGAGGACACACAAACCCTCAAAGCAGAGAATCACTTGCCTGGATAACTACTTTTAAGTAGATGTTTGATAAATGTTGTTTTACCAGTTGAGTATTGACCCAAAAGCATAACCATTGGCTTTGCTTCAAAGTCACTATTTGTCTGAGTGTGAAaaaaaattccaatcaataataAATTAGCAATTTTGTATTACTTAAAAAACACTAACATTAATAGAAAAGAATGCAAACTAAAAAATGTATTTAATCGAATAACTAAAAGTTGACACAAATCTTCCAAAGTACAAAAACACTAAATTACTGACCAGTAATGGGGATACAAAATCATTAAAACGATAAGTAGCTTCTAATGGCCTCAACTTCTGGATGTAGAGTTTCTTCAAGCCATCAATTATTGAGGTCACGGAGGAAAGTGAAACCTGTAGGCATGTATTTGGAGGAAGGGGGGAATTAATAACAAGTAAGAATGTATTGACAATatataagaactgaaaatagcAAAGAAGCAGCAAAACCGAAAGTAAAAAGAAACTATAGAAATGCCTGTCAATAGTTGAAAAATGAAATGAATATTCCATATGAAACAGTAACAAAATTGTTACCTTTTTTGTTGACTTCGAAGAGAACCAACTACTTGAAGATGGTGATGGCTGCAATGGAGAACTACCTGCATTATTGCTAACTACTGAAACTGGATTTTCAAGACGAAAGAGGAATATAGAAACCAAAGGAATACAAATACCCATATTCAGTAATAGTgggaataaattaccatttgaatcaacttctttttctttatgccttttCTTCTGGATAAACAAAACCAAATAGTAAGCAATTTCCCTAAATAAAAGTTAAGATATCAATCACCACAATAATACTAAAAGTTAGAAAATACTTACAGCCATTAATACATCCAAACCATCCATTGTGGGAGGTTTCAAGTTTTTCAGCTCAACTGAAAAGCAGAAGTTCACAATCAACATATGCGGACAGCAACAAGAATTGCCATCATGAAGTCTTCAactactaaaaaatatatatatatattcaaaccaAACAACGGCAAACAAATCTAGAAGTACAAAAACTCACCACCACTAGAAAGAAGATCTTGTGTTATTGGTTGGCCGGATTGTGCCAAAGAAATTAGCTACATTTCAAAAAACGTAAGCACTATAGAAAGAGTTCAACATCACATTCCAACTAAAAAATAACATGAATTCACCTGCATAGCAATGATGAACTCTGCAAAACCAAGATATCCTTGTCGCTTCGAATCCGCAATAGCCCACACCTTCAATTTTGGCAAATTGGAGCACACAAATAAACAATTCAGTTAAAACTTGAGAAGAAATCAACTGTGATACATATCAGCTAAGCACAACTcctacaaaccactcaaccattCATAGCCAGCTAGCATCTATATAATCAGAAGCTAGAGAGTTCAAAACTAATCAAATATAAAGCTGAAACTAACCACTATCATTAGAATCAATAAttgcaatgaaaaacaaaaaatacaaaacctGCTTAAGATCCTGGCGAGACAAATTGGACATGGCGAAAAACTTGGTGGCATCACTCCCCGTAATGCGGCCATCGCCatctgaaaatagaaaaaaaaaaaaaaaacacagtaCAAATTCATCGATTTTTGAACACGAACATCACCACAATCAGcaacaccaaaaaataaaaattaaataaactaaaataattgaAAACTTTGCGTACCTGAATCGGCGTAATTGAACCACTGCTGGTAGATGATCTGGTTCTCTTTGGAGCAGGAACCGATTGGGATCGGGTCGAATTCCATCGATTCGCTGCGTTTGGAACGCCTTTGAAAACGCGACGGTTAAGATCTCGTGTCGTTTACTACTCTTTATAGTTTATACTTGCGTTCGGCAAAGTAGAAACTAGAAAGCGTGACTGTGTTTATTAAACGACGACGATGAACTCCACCAGCGTCGTCGTTTTGGGAGTGGAAACCCGAGTTGGAGGTGAAGCACGCACTATTTTGCTGATTTAACGaacccttttattttatttatttatttatttatttatttatttcatgtgAAGTTATGTGATGGCGCCAAACATTAAGGGGCAAGGTTTTTTCTTATTACTTTAACTACTCCTTGAAGCTTAAGCAAGCTTAACGTTAATGGCAGTTTGTGCCACCTCTTGCTTTTATCTTCTAAGTTcgctatattatttattatttttgactattTGAGGATACatgatttataatttttctttcttttattgactGATATCTACGTTTCTCTATTGCAAGTATCAGAACTAATAACGTGATTACATTTATCTTTATTGATTATGACGTGATTACGTTTatctataaaatattataatgatACATTTGCCAACCAAAAATTATAGCCAATAAATAGATGGTAATGTTTTAAGTATTATTATTACTGTATATTGTTAGTCAATCAGATAAATTTCGAACTTTAGATATTTGTTAAAGTGAGTAAGTGACTAATGAATTAAATATTagactaatttaaattgattatattattattactgttattattatatattgtatatatgGTTCCGATCCAGTTTCTTACATAATTAAAAGgtgtaaaatcttttttttttatatagttgtgttcataccctgacccaataataaggtccaggtccaaataaaaggtCCAATACGAAGGGTTGAGCCTCGCCTAGCACCGACCTTCCTCCTGCGAAGTCGGTTCTTATCATGACTTACCCTAAAGAAGTCGGGGACGAGGATTAACTGGCAGATAATCACTCGtttaaatgagtaactgcccctagaatctctctaaccacttccaagagccatatcttaacctccctaagataaaaggACGGTTATCACCCTAAAAATGTGGCattacttcaacggtggttattggttcaccactataaatacactgacacctctcaggtatctctaagtcccaatactctctagacctgctcacacccttgctgacttaggcatcggagtgtctttgcaggtaccaccccccgctCGTTCATACTCataagtcggacggaggccctcAAGGCGTAGACCCGCTCGAAGGCTTCCttcctcagacgattgggccaacctagCAAGTCCAGCCCACCATCTCCAGTTaccccatcgtaacattggcgccgttgccggggacccgagagatcaacccgtgatggcggacagatctcctgaggagggtcatgtggagtcagattccgaacaagagaatctggacactgGAGACAATGACGCAAACCTAACCCTCCACCAAGGAACTAACGATCAGCATAGAGAGGGTACTTCCGGAGTCAAAAAtccgaaggtaaattcctcagaAGGGCGCGAATCGAAAAAGGATGAACCACCCCATGCAACTGAACTTATGGGATTAGTTCATGTCCACCAAAGCCGCCTGGAACAACTGGAAcaggaacgggagcgacaaagagaaacagaaaagaacctgaaagaggagatggaacgacgaaaagagttagaaaaaaAACTCTTGAAGttggaatcctccctcaaaaGTCGGAACTCCCGCGACGATCGAGAAGAGTCGCCCCCAGGAGGGGAGGACCccttcagcgaggacataatgaaggcaaaagttccgaggaacttcaaaagccccgatatggacctctacgacggaaccTCAGATCCGAAGCATCACTTAAGAAATTTCAAAAGTCGAATGTATCTGGCTGACGCttctgacgctacgcgatgcaaagccttcccgaccactcTGTCGAAAGCagcaatgaagtggttcgatagcctctcCCCGAGGTCAATCACCAGTttcgaagacctctcaaggaaattcttgatgaggttctctatccagaaggacaaagtaaaacatacaccgagcctcctgggaataaagcaggaggtcggagaacccttacgagcctatatggaaaggttcaacaaagcatgtttagaaatccaagacctgcccaccgaggcagttattatggggttagtcaatgggatTAGAGAAGGCCctttctcacagtccatatcaaaaaggcaccccgcctccttaagtgatgtacaggaaagagctgagaagtacatcaacatggaggagaatgccAGACTGAGAGATTCGAGTTGGCGACCCGGGCATCttccctcaacaaaagagagggatAGGGagcccaagaagaaggaagaactcggtctcgatagaccaagaaaatatcactcttatactcctctaaaggtttctatagtggatgtatacagagagatttgtaatattgaaaggctgccacctcccaggcctattaaaaataaaaaaggggggaaccgtagcgactactgtgagtaccataaaatatatggtcactcaacaaatgactgttacgaccttaaaaatgtgatagaaaagctagcTAGAGAAGgccggcttgacagatatctcatagaaagatCGGACAgccatggaaagagaaagcgagacgatgaggatagaagagacccaccaccgcagactccggagagacatatccatatgatctcaggagggtttgtaGGAGGAGGACTCACCAAGTCCTCTCGCATAAGGCATCTCAAGCGAGTCTACCAAGTCGGAAGCGAGTCACCCGACCTTCCAACCATATCATTCACAAAGGAGGATGGGCAAGgagtaatccctggacacgacgatccagtggtaataaccatgatcctagcaaatgcccatctccacagaaccctagtagatcaaggaagctcagcggacatccttttcaagcccgcttTTGACAAACTAGGGCTAGATGAAAAAGAATTAAGAACCTACCTcgacaccttgtacggattaggcgacacgccaataagACCACTGGGATTTCTaccccttcacaccacttttggaaaagggaaaaaatccaaaactctgagtatagacttcatagtcatcgacgtagggtcagcatataatgttTTAattggcagagctacccttaatcgactcggagcagtgGTGTCCACTCCCCACCTGTGCATGAAATTCCTGACctcagcgggaatagcaacggtgaggagagatcagaaattggcaaggaaatgctacaacgaaagcctgaaccTAAggagaaaaggcaaagaagttcacaccatagagctcggcGGTGTAAGGGCCAgggaagagctgcgaccacagccGGGTGGAAAAACCGAAGAAATACAGGTCGgccaagaggaaggaaaaaataccaacataggaaccaacctaggggaaaccctaaaacaagggttgactaaactcctaagagacaattctgacctctttgcctggaaagcctccgacatgcccgggatagatcccgagctcatgtcccacaagctctcggtatACCCAGGGTCTCGActtgtacaacaaagaagacgcaagctcggcccggaacgagccctagtagtagaagaacaagtacaggcactcttagaagccggcttcatcagataagtcaaatatccaacatggctagctaatgtagtgctagtcaaaaagcaaaatggcaaatggagaatgtgtgtcgactacaccgacttaaataaggcatgtcccaaggacccttatccactaccaagtattgataccctagtagactctagctcgggatatcaatacttgccgttcatggatgcctactcggggtataaccaaatcccgatgtatgagccggaccaggagaaaacatcattcatcacgcccagagctaatttctgttacgtggtcatgccatttggattgaaaaatgcaggggccacatatcagaggctgatgaacaGGGTGTTCGCTCCTCACCTTGGGAGCCTAATGGAAgtctacgtcgacgacatgctggtaaaaatcAAGGAAGAAGTCAACCTCTTGGcagacctctcgcaagtcttcgacaccataaggttacacgggatgagactaaatcccgcaaaatgtGCCTTCGCGGTAGAAGCTGGAAAATTCCTGGGTTTTATGCTGACACAGAGAGGGATTGAAgcaaatcccgataagtgtaaagctatcctggaaatgaagagcccgacttgcagGTTCTTGGCAGGGTCAGCACTCAAATCCCTTCCACTactttctttattaaaaaagggatgccagtttgaatggactccagaatgcgaaggagcgttccaggagttcaaaagattcttgagtcaaccaccaatcctaacccgacctctagTCGGGGAAGGTCTCGTCCTTTATTTGTCCGTAGCAGACAAGGATGTTGCATCAGCCCTGATAAGGGAGGACGAGGCCGGGCAGCATCCAgtttacttcatcagcaaagttctacaGGCCCCCGAGCTAAGGtatcacaaactagagaagtttgcttactccttagtaatagcctcacgaaggctacgaccttactttcaagctcatacaataagagtccgcacgaaccaacccatgaagcaaatcctccaaaagacggatgttgctgGGAGAATgattcaatgggcaatagagctctccgagttcgacgtgagatatgaaactcggacggcaaTCAAAGCCCAATGCCTTACCGACTTCATAGTGGAATACGCAGGAGACCAAGAGGAAAAGCCAAccacatgggaactctatgtagatggatcctcaaacaagacaggaagcggcgcaggcataatattggttgACGAAAGgggaacccaaatagaggtttccctcaaatttgaattcccagcttcaaataatcaggcagaatacgaagccctgatcgctagattaaagctggcagaagaagtcggtgcaacaaaagtgatgatatacagcgactcccaagtggtgacctcccagataaacggagagtatcaggcaaaagatccaaatatgaagagatacttggaaaaaactttggAGTACCTCGGGCGCTTTGCGGAAACCGAggttaaacacataactcgggatctcaatagcagagcagacgccctctccaagttagcaagtaccaagccaggagggaacaatagaagcctgatccaggaaactctccaagaaccctcgGTAGTGAAAGCAGAAGGCAAACAAGATGTCCTTGAGGTATCCGGGCTAAACCTCGTATGGATGAATCCTCtggtcgaatacctaaaatttgACGTCTTCcctaaagaggaaaaagaggccaagaaaatccggagagaagcacaacattacactttggtgaaaaatatcctttaTAAAAGGGGAATATCGACACCATTgttgaagtgcgtaccgacctcaaggaccACTGAAGTGCTAGAGGAGGTTCACAATGGGATTTGCGGAAATCATCTCGAAGCAAGGTCGTTAGCCAGGAAGgtcatccgagctggattctactggtcGACCTTGCAAAAAGATGCCACCGAGTTTGTGAAAAAGTGTCAgccatgccagatgcatgcaaatttccacgtagcTCCCCCCGAAGAACTCatcagtataacttctccatggcccttcgcaaaatggggaatggatttgctaggtccttttccccaggcgccaggacaagtcaaatatttGATCGTGGggatagactacttcacaaagtggatagaagcagaaccactggctactatcacagctcaaagaagtcggtGGTTCCTCTACagaaatatcatcacaaggtatggaataccttattccatcactacagataatggaacccagttcaccgactctaccttcagaagcctggtggccagtatgaaaatcaaacaccagttcacctcggtggaacatccacaagccaatggacaagccgaggcagccaacaaagtcatactggcagggctgaagaaaagactacaagaagcaaagggagcctggacataagagctcccacaagtgttGTGGGCTTATCGGACAACGCCACAATCTGCCACTGGAGAAACGCCCTTCTGACTTGTCTATGGGGTAGAAGCTATGATACCAGTAGAAATCAGTGAGCAAAGCCCAATGGTGATTCTTCATGATGAAATCggaaacatacaggggcacaaagaagagctagagttgctccccgaagtccgagaacaagcccaaataagagaagcagcactgaagcaaaggatggctaccagatacaacaagaaagtcattcaaAGAAATTTCGCACTAAGTGAtttggtcttaatcagaaacgacataggagtcaacaagtcaggggaaggaaaactcgctgccaactggaaaggaccctacaaagtcagcgaggtcttaggaaaaggttattataaggtgaccgatCTAAGCGGCGCCGAGTTACCAagatcgtggcatgcttgtaatattaaaaggtactatagttaagagcgaactctactccctgatgtactcttttcccaacttcacgaTTTTTTCCCAAACATTAgagggttttttctgaagaagggtttttaatgaggcatcatagtagaggctaaggggaaaaaattattaaaaacccttagtagcagtaaAGTACCTTCccaaattaataaaga is a window from the Arachis hypogaea cultivar Tifrunner chromosome 17, arahy.Tifrunner.gnm2.J5K5, whole genome shotgun sequence genome containing:
- the LOC112762463 gene encoding EH domain-containing protein 1 isoform X2, with product MEFDPIPIGSCSKENQIIYQQWFNYADSDGDGRITGSDATKFFAMSNLSRQDLKQVWAIADSKRQGYLGFAEFIIAMQLISLAQSGQPITQDLLSSGVELKNLKPPTMDGLDVLMAKKRHKEKEVDSNGSSPLQPSPSSSSWFSSKSTKKVSLSSVTSIIDGLKKLYIQKLRPLEATYRFNDFVSPLLTNSDFEAKPMVMLLGQYSTGKTTFIKHLLKSSYPGAHIGPEPTTDRFVVVMSGPDERSIPGNTVAVQADMPFSGLTSFGTAFLSKFECSQMPHPLLDHITFVDSPGVLSGEKQRTQRAYDFTGVTSWFAAKCDLILLLFDPHKLDISDEFKRVISSLRGHDDKIRVVLNKADQVDTQQLMRVYGALMWSLGKVLNTPEVMRVYIGSFNDKPINDAVSGPIGKELFEKEQEDLLSDLKDIPKKACDRRINEFVKRARAAKIHAYIISHLKKEMPAMMGKAKAQQKLIDNLAAAFGKVQREFHLPPGDFPDVEHFRETLSGYNFDKFEKLKPKMIQAVDDMLGYDIPNLLKNFRNPYD
- the LOC112762467 gene encoding uncharacterized protein At4g26485-like isoform X2, with product MILLVGEGDFSFALSLATAFGSASNIVATSLDSKESLVRKYSRASRNLDELKNLGCTLVHEVDGHIMNHHPLLENKLFDRIVFNFPHAGFYGKESQLLQIMLHQEVVRGFLKSARKMLKEYGEVHVTHKTASPFSYWGIVKLAKEAKLSLVEEVPFGIFDYPGYINKRGHGNRCDDSFPVGQCSTFKFCISHIIVDC
- the LOC112762467 gene encoding uncharacterized protein At4g26485-like isoform X1, whose product is MEVKRIKHYSSCHQILLVGEGDFSFALSLATAFGSASNIVATSLDSKESLVRKYSRASRNLDELKNLGCTLVHEVDGHIMNHHPLLENKLFDRIVFNFPHAGFYGKESQLLQIMLHQEVVRGFLKSARKMLKEYGEVHVTHKTASPFSYWGIVKLAKEAKLSLVEEVPFGIFDYPGYINKRGHGNRCDDSFPVGQCSTFKFCISHIIVDC
- the LOC112762463 gene encoding EH domain-containing protein 1 isoform X1; amino-acid sequence: MEFDPIPIGSCSKENQIIYQQWFNYADSDGDGRITGSDATKFFAMSNLSRQDLKQVWAIADSKRQGYLGFAEFIIAMQLISLAQSGQPITQDLLSSGVELKNLKPPTMDGLDVLMAKKRHKEKEVDSNVSNNAGSSPLQPSPSSSSWFSSKSTKKVSLSSVTSIIDGLKKLYIQKLRPLEATYRFNDFVSPLLTNSDFEAKPMVMLLGQYSTGKTTFIKHLLKSSYPGAHIGPEPTTDRFVVVMSGPDERSIPGNTVAVQADMPFSGLTSFGTAFLSKFECSQMPHPLLDHITFVDSPGVLSGEKQRTQRAYDFTGVTSWFAAKCDLILLLFDPHKLDISDEFKRVISSLRGHDDKIRVVLNKADQVDTQQLMRVYGALMWSLGKVLNTPEVMRVYIGSFNDKPINDAVSGPIGKELFEKEQEDLLSDLKDIPKKACDRRINEFVKRARAAKIHAYIISHLKKEMPAMMGKAKAQQKLIDNLAAAFGKVQREFHLPPGDFPDVEHFRETLSGYNFDKFEKLKPKMIQAVDDMLGYDIPNLLKNFRNPYD